In Sulfurovum xiamenensis, the following proteins share a genomic window:
- a CDS encoding 4Fe-4S binding protein has translation MVEFKENRDRNDIYGMPVLGFLFKNQAFLMVLKLAVLALFIYGVYMGFADPGKENIFTRHLFWGLFWSLFIVVTLTTFGRIFCGICPHGFLGKYITKFGLKKDMPNFLKNRFIGIFILFFGWWGVYYLAPGFWKVPLATAWLFTGITLVAFVMYYLYKDMSYCKYICPIGTLTKAYAKVSFTELGTYKEDCSSCKTLDCAVACPYNLNPFSFDNKNSMDDCTLCMDCSSACDAVAFRFIKPSRTLFEKFKFNKAEVWSLILITAAISLTMSFHHGLNRSAIADEFIWSKTAVFSQQYIDFGTLDAIGLFAFIYATILSISVVYIGMFVASKVLKASFEKTFYTLGYAFAPLFIIGGLAHLIHSFFTHNYAEIANGFIYGFGLEAGPVENLASRRDAWLHIFDVIPYIAVLWGYLILAKRMKSFKATKMKKIIAFVFASSLITLYLSTNLYSAYVFKTYGAAKSSHHGSHGNHGATTPAKSKTPVMKCQSGKCGASMK, from the coding sequence ATGGTAGAGTTCAAAGAAAATAGAGATAGAAATGATATATACGGCATGCCCGTATTAGGATTCTTGTTTAAAAATCAAGCATTCTTGATGGTGTTGAAGCTAGCAGTTCTTGCACTCTTTATCTATGGTGTCTATATGGGTTTTGCTGATCCTGGTAAGGAAAACATCTTTACTAGGCATCTCTTTTGGGGACTCTTCTGGTCCCTTTTTATAGTGGTGACGCTTACCACCTTTGGTAGAATTTTTTGTGGTATCTGTCCTCATGGATTCTTAGGGAAATATATCACGAAGTTCGGTCTTAAAAAAGATATGCCAAATTTTTTGAAAAATAGATTTATTGGTATTTTCATTCTCTTTTTTGGATGGTGGGGTGTCTATTATCTCGCACCTGGATTTTGGAAAGTACCACTTGCTACAGCTTGGCTTTTCACTGGTATTACATTGGTTGCTTTTGTGATGTATTATCTCTATAAAGATATGAGCTATTGTAAATATATCTGTCCCATCGGTACTTTGACAAAAGCCTATGCAAAAGTATCATTTACGGAGTTGGGTACGTATAAAGAGGATTGCAGCAGCTGTAAAACTTTGGATTGTGCAGTGGCTTGTCCTTACAACTTAAACCCATTCTCATTTGACAATAAAAATTCTATGGATGACTGTACACTTTGTATGGATTGTAGTAGTGCCTGTGATGCTGTGGCATTCAGGTTCATTAAACCTTCAAGAACATTGTTTGAAAAATTTAAATTCAACAAGGCAGAAGTATGGTCATTGATACTTATTACCGCTGCTATTTCACTTACGATGAGTTTTCACCATGGACTTAATCGTTCAGCTATTGCAGATGAATTTATCTGGTCAAAAACTGCAGTATTTTCTCAACAGTATATAGATTTTGGTACATTGGATGCCATCGGTCTATTTGCATTTATCTATGCGACCATATTGTCAATCAGTGTCGTATATATCGGTATGTTTGTTGCATCCAAGGTTTTGAAAGCATCTTTTGAAAAGACGTTCTATACTTTAGGTTATGCATTTGCTCCACTGTTCATTATTGGCGGATTGGCACACTTGATACATAGTTTTTTTACACATAATTATGCAGAGATAGCCAATGGTTTCATTTATGGATTTGGTTTGGAAGCCGGTCCGGTTGAAAACCTGGCTTCAAGAAGAGATGCCTGGTTACATATCTTTGATGTGATTCCTTATATCGCTGTACTATGGGGTTATCTGATCCTTGCAAAAAGAATGAAGTCTTTTAAAGCAACAAAGATGAAGAAGATCATAGCGTTTGTGTTTGCTTCTTCTCTTATCACGCTCTATCTGTCAACAAATCTA